Proteins encoded by one window of Deinococcus ruber:
- a CDS encoding ABC transporter substrate-binding protein — MRKLLFLSAALLLSGAYAQTASCPKVGGTATIAQNSEPGNLNPLIFPTTYDTNIEELVFNALVKPTADLNYQADLAQSWTFSADKKTLTFKLRPNIKWHDGQPLTARDVAFTLTAIASPKYNGGAFSQVEVLSGADAYHDGKATTISGIKVIDDRTIALSTDKVYAPILATLAGIMILPQHIYGKIAVENWQKDATNRNPVGSGPFKFKQYRSGELIELEANKAYFAGRPCLDRLIVRFGDANTMLAALVKGEVDAAPVPVPSVASVKDNANVKLTVVNQLDFDYVGTNLRNPVLADKAVRTAMAYAINRKAIVTGLMSGYGTVVDTIFPKSHWAYPSNVRPIPYDPALAQKTLDDAGWTMSGGVRSKDGKTLKLRLFYTTGNPVRERGAALIQANLRQIGIQVDLQSMDFPTLVTYLLPKDGQNKPRAVNATDFDLFILGFGIERDPSEYLSYFTADGQPPNGYNFTGYTDAAGGNLLTKAQETVAQTARKALYNQFGLLMRDQLPWIPLTQAQALYGSQTRLHNFAPDIRGVNVNVARWWVQ; from the coding sequence ATGCGTAAACTGCTTTTTCTGTCCGCCGCCCTGCTCCTGAGTGGTGCCTACGCGCAGACGGCCAGCTGTCCCAAGGTGGGCGGCACGGCAACCATCGCGCAGAACAGTGAACCCGGCAACCTCAATCCGCTGATCTTCCCGACCACCTACGACACCAATATCGAAGAGCTGGTCTTCAATGCCCTGGTCAAACCCACGGCTGACCTGAACTATCAGGCCGATCTGGCGCAGTCGTGGACGTTTTCCGCCGACAAGAAGACCCTCACCTTCAAGCTGCGCCCCAACATCAAATGGCACGACGGGCAGCCGCTGACCGCCAGAGACGTGGCCTTCACCCTCACCGCGATTGCCAGCCCCAAGTACAACGGCGGCGCGTTCAGTCAGGTCGAGGTCCTGAGCGGCGCAGACGCCTACCACGACGGCAAGGCGACGACCATCAGCGGCATCAAGGTGATCGACGACCGCACCATCGCCCTGAGTACCGACAAGGTGTATGCGCCGATTCTGGCGACACTGGCGGGCATCATGATTCTGCCGCAGCACATCTACGGCAAGATTGCGGTCGAGAACTGGCAGAAAGACGCGACCAACCGCAACCCTGTCGGCAGCGGCCCCTTCAAATTCAAACAGTACCGCAGCGGCGAACTGATCGAGCTGGAAGCCAACAAAGCGTATTTTGCGGGCCGCCCCTGCCTCGACCGCCTGATCGTGCGCTTCGGCGACGCCAACACCATGCTGGCCGCGCTGGTCAAGGGTGAGGTGGACGCCGCTCCGGTACCGGTGCCGAGTGTGGCGAGCGTCAAAGACAACGCCAACGTCAAGCTGACGGTCGTCAATCAGCTGGATTTCGATTATGTGGGCACCAACCTCAGAAACCCCGTCCTGGCCGACAAGGCGGTTCGCACGGCGATGGCCTACGCCATCAACCGCAAAGCCATCGTGACCGGGCTGATGTCGGGTTACGGCACGGTGGTCGATACCATTTTCCCCAAATCACACTGGGCCTACCCCAGCAACGTCAGGCCCATTCCCTACGACCCGGCACTGGCTCAGAAAACCCTGGACGACGCAGGCTGGACCATGAGCGGCGGCGTGCGGAGCAAGGACGGCAAGACCCTGAAACTGCGCCTGTTCTACACCACCGGAAACCCGGTTCGTGAGCGGGGCGCGGCCCTGATTCAGGCCAACCTGCGCCAGATCGGCATTCAGGTGGATTTGCAGAGCATGGACTTTCCCACGCTGGTCACGTACCTGCTGCCCAAAGACGGGCAGAACAAGCCCCGCGCCGTGAACGCCACCGACTTCGACCTGTTTATTCTGGGCTTCGGAATCGAGCGCGATCCGAGCGAGTACCTGTCGTACTTTACGGCAGACGGTCAGCCGCCCAACGGCTACAACTTCACCGGCTACACCGACGCGGCGGGCGGCAACCTGCTGACAAAGGCCCAGGAAACCGTCGCACAGACCGCCCGCAAAGCGCTGTACAACCAGTTCGGCCTGCTGATGCGCGATCAGTTGCCCTGGATTCCGCTGACGCAGGCGCAGGCGCTGTACGGCAGCCAGACCCGTCTGCACAACTTCGCGCCGGATATCCGGGGGGTCAATGTGAACGTGGCCCGTTGGTGGGTGCAGTAA
- a CDS encoding ABC transporter permease produces the protein MSAAPVLTRTRSVGGRSLGRFTRHRLALISVVVLILLILVGIFAPLLAPYDPYNLATGPSGNIQFASPPTREFWLGTDTLGRDVLSRLIFGTRVSLTIGISAALLALVIGVVLGVIAGFRGGWTDTLLSRFTDAVAAFPSLFLILTVSSFVPPSLFTTVTVIGLLSWVPTFRLMRGETLKLRDLEYVDAARALGAGDPRLMFRHILPNAAAPIIVQTTLGVAEAILTESALSFLGLGVQQPVASWGNMLSDARTITVLQSQPWLWLPSGAAILVTVLAINFLGDGLRDTFNPREQ, from the coding sequence ATGAGCGCCGCACCCGTTCTGACGCGCACTCGGTCTGTCGGAGGAAGGAGCCTGGGCCGCTTTACCCGGCACCGCCTGGCCCTGATCAGCGTGGTGGTCCTGATACTCCTGATTCTGGTGGGCATCTTTGCGCCGCTGCTGGCTCCCTACGATCCGTACAATCTGGCAACCGGTCCCAGCGGCAACATCCAGTTCGCCAGCCCGCCCACCCGCGAATTCTGGCTCGGCACCGACACGCTGGGACGCGACGTGCTCTCGCGCCTGATCTTCGGCACGCGGGTTTCACTCACCATCGGCATCAGCGCGGCGCTGCTGGCACTGGTCATCGGCGTGGTGCTGGGCGTGATCGCGGGGTTTCGGGGCGGCTGGACCGATACGCTGCTGTCACGCTTCACCGACGCAGTGGCAGCGTTTCCCAGCCTGTTTCTGATTCTGACCGTTTCCAGTTTCGTGCCGCCCAGCCTGTTCACGACGGTGACGGTGATCGGCCTGCTGAGCTGGGTACCGACCTTCCGGCTGATGCGCGGCGAGACGCTCAAGCTGCGCGATCTGGAATATGTCGATGCGGCCAGAGCGCTGGGGGCAGGCGACCCGCGCCTGATGTTTCGCCATATCCTGCCCAATGCCGCCGCACCGATCATCGTGCAGACCACCCTGGGCGTGGCCGAGGCGATCCTGACCGAGAGCGCATTGTCGTTTCTGGGACTTGGCGTACAGCAACCCGTGGCGTCGTGGGGCAACATGCTGTCAGACGCCCGAACCATTACAGTATTACAATCTCAGCCGTGGCTGTGGTTGCCGTCCGGCGCGGCGATTCTGGTAACGGTGCTGGCGATCAATTTTCTAGGAGACGGACTGCGTGACACCTTCAACCCGCGTGAACAATAA
- a CDS encoding M24 family metallopeptidase: MVDTLAQQKISQALATLGPDELWLFLTQEGSDPNVGLVFGTALSGRAALMLHPQRGALGLCANYDRGHLEHQGQFAELRDYTTSFADAFCTWLSELAPQTIWLNFSEHDALADGLSYGQYLSTERLIRQTLPGTQIRSSQDLLRTVRGVKTPEELRRLQRAIDLTGDLYDRLLPTLEVGQTERQIQARMNVLAAELGAAPYLGGHGGPLVCINRVGLAHRAPTDEALRPGDLLILDTGLAVEGYYSDIARTLYVRQPGEHEAPAEIQAVFQAIYAAIDAAFAVLKPGVRGVDVDAAARSALRGAGQPELSHATGHQTGQRVHDGGTLLGPDWERYNAASRGVVQEGEVYTLEPTVVQSPLPSMIVEENVVVTHSGARYLSRRQEHLWLI; encoded by the coding sequence ATGGTGGATACACTCGCACAGCAGAAAATCTCTCAGGCGCTCGCGACCCTGGGGCCAGACGAACTCTGGCTCTTCCTGACCCAGGAAGGCAGCGACCCCAACGTCGGGCTGGTTTTCGGCACTGCACTGAGCGGGCGGGCCGCCCTGATGCTGCATCCACAGCGCGGCGCTCTGGGACTGTGTGCCAATTACGACCGGGGCCATCTGGAGCATCAGGGCCAGTTTGCCGAACTGCGCGATTACACCACCAGTTTCGCCGACGCCTTCTGCACGTGGCTCTCCGAACTCGCGCCGCAGACCATCTGGCTTAATTTCAGCGAACACGACGCACTGGCCGATGGCCTGAGCTACGGGCAATACCTGAGCACCGAGCGGCTGATTCGCCAGACGCTTCCGGGCACCCAGATCAGGAGCAGTCAGGATCTGCTCCGCACCGTGCGGGGCGTCAAAACGCCCGAAGAACTGCGCCGCCTGCAACGCGCCATCGACCTGACCGGCGACCTGTATGACCGTCTGCTGCCGACCCTGGAAGTCGGACAAACTGAGCGGCAGATTCAGGCCCGTATGAACGTGCTGGCCGCCGAACTCGGCGCGGCCCCGTATCTCGGCGGTCACGGTGGGCCGCTGGTCTGCATCAACCGGGTGGGGCTGGCGCACCGCGCTCCCACCGACGAAGCGCTGCGCCCCGGCGACCTGCTGATTCTCGACACGGGCCTCGCCGTGGAAGGGTATTACTCTGACATTGCCCGCACGCTGTATGTCCGGCAGCCGGGCGAACACGAGGCACCCGCCGAAATTCAGGCGGTCTTTCAGGCCATTTACGCCGCGATTGACGCCGCCTTCGCCGTTCTGAAACCCGGCGTCCGTGGGGTAGACGTGGACGCCGCCGCCCGGAGCGCTCTGCGCGGTGCCGGTCAACCTGAACTCAGCCACGCCACCGGCCATCAGACCGGGCAGCGGGTGCACGACGGCGGCACCCTGCTTGGCCCCGACTGGGAGCGGTACAACGCTGCTTCACGCGGAGTGGTGCAGGAGGGCGAGGTGTACACCCTGGAACCGACGGTGGTGCAGTCGCCGCTGCCGAGCATGATCGTCGAGGAAAACGTGGTGGTGACGCACAGCGGCGCTCGTTACCTGAGTCGCCGTCAGGAACACCTATGGCTGATCTGA
- a CDS encoding ABC transporter permease, with translation MLPFIARRGLQGAVLLIIVSFISFAVMNLAPGNAMQTFINPRMSPQEISRAETALGIDKPVPLQYLSWVSNLAQGNFGYSVRNGESVTALLKQRAGPTLLLTLTSFVLIVVLALGIGIYSAARPYSIIDYLSTMLVFAGISIPSFFFGLSLIYLFSVQLGWFPTSGFENYSADHQGWALLFDRLWHMVLPVCVLTLTGTASILRHVRSSVSEALRQDYVRTARSKGVGEVSILFKHALRNGLIPVVTLLGLSLPAFFAGSVITETIFAWPGMGRLLVDSVFARDYPVSMAINTITAVLVIVGSLVADVLYGLIDPRVRLES, from the coding sequence GTGCTGCCCTTCATCGCCAGGCGGGGACTACAGGGTGCCGTGCTGCTGATCATCGTGTCGTTTATCAGCTTCGCCGTGATGAACTTAGCCCCCGGCAACGCGATGCAGACCTTTATCAATCCGCGCATGAGCCCGCAGGAGATCAGCCGGGCCGAGACGGCGCTCGGGATCGACAAGCCCGTGCCGCTGCAGTACCTCAGCTGGGTTTCCAATCTGGCGCAGGGGAATTTCGGCTACTCGGTCAGAAACGGTGAGAGCGTCACGGCCCTGCTCAAACAGCGGGCGGGGCCGACACTCCTCCTCACCCTGACCTCGTTCGTGCTGATCGTGGTGCTGGCGCTCGGCATCGGAATCTACAGCGCTGCCAGACCGTATTCCATCATCGATTACCTGAGCACCATGCTAGTGTTCGCGGGCATCAGCATCCCCAGTTTCTTCTTTGGCCTCAGCCTGATCTATCTGTTCTCGGTGCAGCTGGGCTGGTTTCCCACCTCCGGCTTCGAGAATTACAGCGCCGACCATCAGGGGTGGGCGCTGCTGTTTGACCGGCTGTGGCATATGGTGCTTCCGGTCTGTGTCCTGACTCTGACCGGCACCGCGAGCATCCTGCGGCATGTTCGTAGCTCGGTCAGCGAAGCGCTCCGTCAGGATTACGTTCGCACGGCCCGCAGTAAAGGCGTGGGTGAAGTCTCCATCCTGTTCAAGCACGCCCTCAGAAATGGCCTGATTCCGGTGGTGACGCTGCTGGGCCTCTCGCTGCCCGCCTTTTTTGCCGGGTCGGTCATCACCGAGACCATCTTTGCCTGGCCGGGCATGGGTCGCCTGCTGGTGGATTCGGTATTTGCCCGCGATTACCCGGTTTCAATGGCGATCAACACCATCACAGCCGTACTGGTGATTGTTGGCAGCCTGGTGGCCGATGTGCTGTACGGCCTGATCGATCCGCGTGTCAGGCTGGAATCATGA
- a CDS encoding aminopeptidase: protein MPDQAFYRRYAELAVQVAVPVLPGQHLLIVSPPEASSVAQAIAQAAYHAGAADVDILYEDAQANSLKVQFAALERLKIFPAWTAQALNAHAEAGQPILSLHAPQPQSVVGSVTAERVGLAAAARNAALESYGMRRSRVQFNWSVMAVATPAWAELLRPDLPPQEALNWLWQVLARLLRLDTPDPALAWQTHAARLMQRCAALDALHIHELHFEGPGTDLHIGLPEGHRWFGPLVPSTFGLYGIPNMPTEEISTLPHRLAAEGRVRMTRPLVIHGQLIEELDLTFEGGRVTALHCPVGEATLRQLLETDEGAAHLGEVALVSEGSLVSSEHRTFYSTLIDENASCHLALGRAYPVTLAGGAELGLTEFQAAGGNHSQVHLDFMVGSPRLQVTALKADGEPVTILREGRWVQ from the coding sequence ATGCCAGATCAAGCTTTTTACCGCCGTTACGCTGAGCTGGCGGTGCAGGTTGCCGTGCCGGTTCTGCCTGGCCAACACCTGCTGATCGTCAGTCCACCCGAAGCGTCTTCCGTGGCTCAGGCCATCGCGCAGGCTGCCTACCATGCAGGAGCCGCCGACGTGGACATCCTGTACGAAGATGCCCAGGCGAACAGTCTGAAGGTGCAGTTCGCTGCTCTGGAGCGCCTGAAGATCTTTCCTGCCTGGACGGCACAGGCGCTCAATGCCCACGCAGAAGCGGGTCAGCCCATCCTGAGCCTGCACGCGCCCCAACCCCAGTCGGTGGTGGGCAGCGTGACAGCTGAGCGGGTCGGCCTGGCTGCCGCCGCCAGAAACGCTGCTCTGGAGTCTTACGGGATGCGGCGGTCAAGGGTTCAGTTCAACTGGTCGGTGATGGCGGTGGCGACGCCTGCCTGGGCCGAACTGCTGCGCCCCGACCTCCCGCCGCAGGAAGCTCTGAACTGGCTGTGGCAGGTGCTGGCGCGACTCCTCCGGCTGGATACCCCCGACCCGGCACTGGCCTGGCAGACCCACGCGGCCCGGTTGATGCAGCGCTGCGCGGCCCTGGACGCCCTGCATATTCACGAACTGCACTTTGAAGGCCCCGGCACCGATCTGCACATCGGTCTGCCCGAAGGCCACCGCTGGTTCGGACCGCTGGTTCCCAGCACGTTCGGCCTGTACGGCATTCCCAACATGCCCACCGAGGAAATCTCCACCCTGCCTCACCGCCTCGCTGCCGAAGGTCGCGTCCGCATGACCCGCCCGCTGGTCATCCACGGCCAGCTGATCGAAGAACTCGATCTGACCTTTGAAGGGGGCAGAGTCACGGCCCTGCATTGCCCTGTCGGCGAGGCGACTCTGCGGCAGCTGCTGGAGACAGACGAAGGCGCGGCCCATCTGGGCGAAGTGGCGCTGGTGAGCGAGGGCAGCCTGGTGTCGAGCGAACACCGCACGTTCTACAGCACCCTGATCGACGAAAACGCCTCGTGCCATCTGGCGCTGGGCCGGGCGTACCCGGTCACGCTTGCGGGCGGTGCAGAACTCGGCCTGACCGAATTCCAGGCAGCAGGCGGCAACCACAGTCAGGTGCACCTGGACTTCATGGTGGGTTCTCCAAGGCTCCAGGTCACAGCTCTGAAAGCAGACGGCGAGCCGGTGACCATTCTGCGAGAAGGCCGCTGGGTCCAGTAG
- a CDS encoding M24 family metallopeptidase, protein MSALGEEKARQATQQLHSGELWLFLTQEGSDPNVGLVFGTNSVGKAAFMLDGDGPKALVSRIDAGHFEQHSPFLTTRKYAASFENDLSDWLRELAPQTVLLNFSEHDIRCDGLTHGQYLSLEKVLRTALPDVQIVSSEEQLSRVRAIKSPEELRRLQRAIDLTTVFYDRLLPTLHAGQTERQIQARMNELAAELGAAPDPGDFGGPLVLINRVGMSHRAPTDEAVVPGDLLILDTALGVEGYYSDIARTIYFLRDDEDAAPQREQQVFRAIYGAIDAAFAVLRPGTPGYQVDAAARQHLLSLGYPEIQHSTGHQIGRHVHDGGAVLGPRGDNKRRAPGLSVEAGMIFTLEPTVLMSPDPSMIVEENVLVTEDGPQYLSTRQQQLWTAR, encoded by the coding sequence ATGTCAGCACTGGGCGAAGAAAAGGCACGACAGGCCACGCAGCAACTCCATTCCGGTGAACTCTGGCTCTTCCTGACCCAGGAAGGCAGCGACCCCAACGTCGGGCTGGTTTTCGGCACCAATTCGGTGGGCAAAGCCGCCTTTATGCTGGACGGCGACGGCCCGAAAGCGCTGGTATCGCGCATCGACGCCGGGCATTTCGAGCAGCACTCGCCTTTTCTGACAACCCGCAAGTACGCCGCCTCGTTCGAGAACGACCTGAGCGACTGGCTGCGCGAACTGGCTCCTCAGACGGTGCTGCTCAACTTCAGTGAACACGACATTCGCTGCGACGGCCTGACCCACGGACAGTACCTGTCGCTCGAAAAAGTGCTGCGAACCGCCCTGCCGGACGTTCAGATCGTGAGCAGCGAGGAGCAGCTCAGCCGGGTGCGGGCCATCAAGTCGCCCGAAGAACTGCGCCGCCTGCAACGCGCCATCGACCTGACCACGGTGTTTTATGACCGCCTGTTGCCGACGCTGCATGCCGGACAGACCGAACGGCAGATTCAGGCCCGCATGAACGAACTGGCCGCCGAACTCGGCGCGGCCCCCGATCCGGGCGATTTTGGCGGGCCGCTGGTACTGATCAACCGCGTCGGGATGTCTCACCGCGCTCCGACCGATGAAGCCGTCGTTCCCGGCGATCTGCTGATTCTGGATACCGCGCTGGGCGTGGAAGGGTACTACTCCGACATTGCCCGCACCATCTACTTTCTCAGAGACGATGAAGACGCCGCGCCCCAGCGCGAGCAACAGGTCTTCAGGGCGATCTACGGCGCAATCGACGCGGCCTTTGCCGTTCTCAGACCGGGAACGCCGGGCTATCAGGTGGACGCCGCTGCCCGTCAGCATCTGCTGAGCCTGGGCTATCCCGAGATTCAGCATTCCACCGGCCACCAGATCGGGCGACACGTGCACGACGGCGGCGCGGTTCTCGGCCCGCGTGGTGACAACAAGCGCCGCGCCCCCGGCCTGAGCGTCGAAGCGGGCATGATTTTTACCCTGGAACCGACTGTCCTGATGAGTCCTGACCCCAGCATGATCGTGGAGGAAAACGTATTGGTGACGGAAGACGGCCCGCAGTACCTGAGCACTCGCCAGCAGCAGCTGTGGACCGCTCGATGA
- a CDS encoding helix-turn-helix domain-containing protein encodes MTPSTRVNNKDLPERLHPERLYLGERLRALRQARGMTLQDLADAAQCSRSFLSMLERGQTDVSATLLQRVAAAFHLSAADLLPDDRRADSLKIVRHGEAPRTVELSHGVQVQILFNNLLQKIQPVLLTLEPSTEHRNDTGHAGEEFVYVLEGELQLTVNEAPTRTLRSGDSAYYPSALPHRLSNPGKDTARILTISTPPRLV; translated from the coding sequence GTGACACCTTCAACCCGCGTGAACAATAAAGATCTGCCTGAGCGTCTGCATCCCGAACGCCTGTATCTGGGCGAACGTCTGCGGGCGCTGCGGCAGGCTCGCGGGATGACCTTGCAGGACCTTGCAGACGCCGCCCAGTGCTCACGCAGCTTTCTGAGCATGCTCGAACGCGGCCAGACCGACGTTTCAGCCACGCTGCTGCAACGGGTCGCAGCCGCCTTTCATCTGAGTGCCGCAGATTTATTACCGGATGACCGCCGCGCCGACTCTCTCAAGATCGTGCGGCACGGCGAGGCTCCGCGCACGGTGGAACTCAGTCACGGAGTTCAGGTGCAGATTCTGTTCAACAATCTGCTGCAAAAAATTCAGCCGGTGCTGCTGACCCTGGAGCCGTCGACCGAACACCGCAACGACACCGGGCATGCTGGCGAAGAATTCGTGTATGTCCTGGAAGGCGAGCTTCAGCTCACCGTCAACGAGGCCCCTACCCGTACCCTGCGCTCCGGCGACAGCGCGTATTACCCCAGCGCCCTGCCACATCGGCTCAGCAATCCGGGCAAAGACACGGCCCGTATTCTGACGATCAGCACGCCGCCGCGCCTGGTGTAG